Proteins encoded by one window of Arachis ipaensis cultivar K30076 chromosome B04, Araip1.1, whole genome shotgun sequence:
- the LOC107639450 gene encoding L-type lectin-domain containing receptor kinase VIII.2, whose protein sequence is MASFSTSHYIVAFTFLNLFLKIQALNPVPSFSFSDFGKDPIFKQSVALYGNARVVNGESEVMLSGSGKVMRKNPIKLVDAASKGLVSFSTYFAFSISFNEGGDGLAFVMVPSGSEGEFFGNNSSGFSLGLKGKSGFDVVGIEFSIANRGSASFNVAIKVGDSVPAKKSNVSSVVRSGEKMHAWIDYVASSRRLEVRLNQFGHSRPYDPILWHSIDFPSVWESKEMFVGFSPVKKDDNINSSQACFLYSWSFVLRIFPHWMHSEPIDPKVLATKETEAPVVKPKSDCLLRILAAMIFGAGCGALTAFVVLYVWTIFGNRRPVMPEEFVMQPMDFEYKKVDVVVDKPIKGAKE, encoded by the coding sequence ATGGCCTCATTTTCCACTTCTCACTACATCGTTGCCTTCACATTCCTCAACTTGTTCCTCAAAATCCAAGCTTTGAACCCAGTTCCATCTTTTTCGTTCTCAGACTTCGGAAAAGATCCAATTTTCAAGCAAAGTGTAGCACTTTATGGTAATGCAAGGGTTGTCAATGGCGAGTCTGAGGTTATGCTCTCTGGGTCTGGTAAAGTGATGAGAAAGAACCCCATCAAGCTTGTTGATGCTGCATCAAAGGGTTTGGTCTCATTTTCAACCTACTTTGCTTTTTCAATTTCCTTCAATGAAGGTGGGGATGGCTTGGCTTTTGTTATGGTTCCAAGTGGTTCTGAAGGTGAGTTTTTTGGTAATAACTCATCAGGGTTCTCTCTTGGATTGAAAGGAAAAAGCGGATTCGATGTTGTTGGTATTGAGTTTAGTATTGCAAATAGGGGTTCTGCTAGTTTTAATGTGGCCATTAAGGTTGGTGATTCAGTTCCTGCTAAAAAAAGCAATGTTTCTTCTGTTGTAAGAAGTGGTGAAAAAATGCATGCTTGGATTGATTATGTTGCAAGTTCTAGGAGATTAGAAGTTAGATTGAATCAGTTTGGTCATTCAAGGCCATATGATCCAATTCTATGGCATTCAATTGATTTCCCAAGTGTTTGGGAGTCCAAAGAAATGTTTGTGGGATTTAGTCCAGTGAAAAAGGATGATAATATTAATAGCTCTCAAGCATGCTTTCTCTATTCGTGGAGCTTTGTTTTGAGGATTTTCCCGCATTGGATGCACTCTGAGCCCATCGATCCGAAGGTCCTTGCTACCAAGGAAACTGAGGCTCCGGTGGTGAAACCAAAGAGTGACTGCCTTTTGAGGATTCTTGCTGCTATGATATTCGGTGCCGGATGTGGAGCTTTGACAGCATTTGTTGTGCTTTATGTGTGGACCATCTTCGGCAATAGACGTCCGGTAATGCCGGAGGAGTTTGTTATGCAGCCAATGGATTTCGAGTACAAGAAAGTCGACGTTGTTGTAGATAAACCCATCAAAGGTGCTAAGGAGTAG
- the LOC110271519 gene encoding uncharacterized protein LOC110271519, producing MVEMEELKAKRKGTCSLSHEDAKLESVNELQSPSRVRTKGHPKNRLGSKLEKQIANASKKKKMKALNELNLFDSTSVVRPNSSQYQGCVMNYKVQGTSSRG from the exons atggttgagatggaagaactgaaagccaaaaggaaggggacatgttcgttatctcacgaagatgccaaattggaatccgttaacgagcttcaaagcccttcAAGGGTTCGAACAAAAGGACATCCAAAAAATAGGTTAGGTTCAAAGTTGGaaaaacagattgcaaatgcctcaaagaagaagaaaatgaaagctTTAAATGAG TTAAACCTCTTTGATTCTACATCAGTGGTGCgtccaaattccagccaatatcaaggatGTGTTATGAATTATAAGGTTCAGGGAACCAGCAGCAGGGGATAg